The proteins below are encoded in one region of Ferruginibacter lapsinanis:
- a CDS encoding LLM class flavin-dependent oxidoreductase has protein sequence MEIGIDSFAAKFSNQNGSATDNKAAMSELLERIEQADTVGLDVFGIGEHHRKDFLDSAPALILSAAAARTKRIRLTSAVTVLSAADPVRVFQNFATLDLISGGRAEMVVGRGSFTDAFPLFGLNLRDYDALFAEKLELLLKIRAEEFVTWSGKFRPALNNQPVYPRPLQDELPIWLGVGGTPESFIRAGMLGLPLIVAIIGGETHRFRPLVDLYREAGKQAGHSPEKLKVGLHSLGYVANTTKEALDGFYPGYAESMTNIGKERGWPPMTRSRFEAQMGPQGALLVGGAEEVAEKILRHAEALGGITRLSFQMDTAALPHAKLMESIELIGKKIKPLLD, from the coding sequence ATGGAAATAGGAATAGATAGTTTTGCGGCAAAGTTCAGTAACCAAAATGGAAGTGCAACGGATAATAAAGCTGCAATGTCCGAATTACTGGAACGAATAGAACAGGCAGATACTGTTGGGTTGGATGTATTTGGTATAGGGGAGCATCATCGTAAAGATTTTTTGGATTCGGCACCTGCTTTGATCCTTTCGGCAGCCGCCGCCAGAACAAAGCGCATACGACTTACAAGTGCTGTTACTGTGTTAAGTGCTGCTGATCCTGTAAGGGTATTTCAAAATTTTGCTACACTGGATCTTATCTCAGGAGGTCGTGCAGAAATGGTTGTTGGCCGTGGATCTTTTACGGATGCGTTTCCTTTGTTTGGATTGAACCTGAGGGATTATGATGCGTTGTTTGCAGAGAAGCTGGAGTTGTTGCTGAAGATACGTGCCGAAGAATTTGTGACATGGTCGGGTAAATTCAGACCTGCTTTAAACAACCAGCCTGTTTACCCAAGACCATTGCAGGATGAACTGCCTATTTGGTTGGGAGTGGGCGGAACACCTGAATCGTTTATACGTGCAGGTATGCTTGGACTGCCGCTGATAGTTGCTATCATTGGAGGCGAAACGCATCGCTTTAGACCTTTGGTAGATCTGTACAGAGAAGCCGGAAAGCAGGCGGGCCATTCGCCGGAAAAATTAAAAGTGGGATTGCATTCATTGGGATATGTTGCTAACACGACAAAGGAAGCGTTGGACGGTTTTTATCCCGGCTACGCCGAGAGTATGACCAATATCGGGAAAGAACGTGGATGGCCACCTATGACCCGATCAAGATTTGAAGCCCAGATGGGACCGCAGGGAGCATTGCTTGTGGGTGGTGCGGAAGAAGTTGCTGAAAAAATTCTGCGACATGCGGAAGCATTGGGAGGTATAACGAGGCTTAGTTTTCAAATGGATACAGCGGCTTTGCCTCATGCAAAACTGATGGAGTCAATTGAATTGATAGGGAAGAAAATAAAGCCTCTTTTGGATTAA
- a CDS encoding DUF4242 domain-containing protein, with protein MPKYVIEREIPGAGKLTAEQLKGISQTSCGVLSNMGPQIQWIQSYVTGDKIYCVYIAPNEEMVREHAKQGGFPANAVNEVKAIIDPTTSE; from the coding sequence ATGCCTAAGTATGTAATCGAAAGAGAGATCCCCGGTGCAGGTAAATTAACCGCAGAACAATTAAAAGGAATTTCACAAACTTCCTGTGGAGTGTTAAGTAACATGGGGCCCCAGATACAGTGGATACAAAGCTATGTTACCGGCGACAAGATCTACTGTGTGTACATTGCTCCCAATGAAGAAATGGTTAGAGAACATGCCAAACAAGGCGGCTTCCCCGCAAATGCAGTGAATGAAGTAAAAGCGATCATCGATCCAACAACGTCAGAGTAG
- a CDS encoding DoxX family protein, translated as MTQKTRNIIGWVLTGLLAFVFLSSATMKLIGGEEAVKGAAAMGLSAATVKLLGMVEIISIVLFIVPRTGLLGTLLLAAYLGGAIATHVEHQQAAMVPIILQVVLWITAVVRFNELSKRLVSDHVIAYDNHLIKK; from the coding sequence ATGACACAAAAAACAAGAAACATTATTGGTTGGGTGCTTACCGGTTTATTAGCATTTGTATTTTTAAGCAGCGCAACGATGAAATTGATAGGTGGTGAAGAAGCGGTAAAAGGAGCTGCTGCTATGGGCTTATCGGCGGCAACTGTAAAATTATTGGGTATGGTGGAGATCATTTCCATTGTACTTTTTATTGTTCCCCGAACCGGCCTGTTAGGAACATTGCTTTTGGCTGCTTATCTTGGTGGAGCTATCGCCACGCATGTTGAGCATCAGCAAGCAGCTATGGTGCCGATCATTCTCCAGGTTGTGCTTTGGATAACGGCGGTGGTACGTTTTAACGAGTTAAGTAAAAGATTGGTGAGTGATCATGTGATCGCCTATGATAACCATCTGATAAAAAAATAA
- a CDS encoding winged helix-turn-helix transcriptional regulator: MTNCKENLHTKETCMQSIAAVRDTLYVLSGKWKLPIIIALLKGPTRFKDLQRELQDITPKILSKELKELEMNEFVTRTVYATSPVTVEYELTKYSQSLNKIISEMREWGMQHRRRMMNNSRRSKKAKEMVEA, encoded by the coding sequence ATGACAAACTGTAAAGAAAATCTGCACACAAAGGAAACCTGCATGCAAAGTATTGCGGCGGTAAGAGACACTTTGTATGTATTAAGTGGCAAATGGAAATTACCCATTATTATTGCGCTATTAAAAGGCCCTACCCGTTTTAAAGATCTGCAAAGAGAATTACAGGACATCACACCAAAGATCCTCTCTAAAGAATTAAAAGAATTGGAGATGAATGAATTTGTTACCAGGACCGTATACGCTACTTCGCCTGTTACGGTTGAATATGAATTAACAAAATACAGCCAATCGCTCAATAAGATCATCAGCGAAATGCGTGAATGGGGAATGCAGCACAGAAGGCGTATGATGAATAACAGTCGTAGAAGTAAGAAAGCAAAAGAAATGGTAGAGGCATAA
- a CDS encoding DUF4395 domain-containing protein has product MENKAPADGVEINENIVRLNALWVFILIAFSLFFAATPIYMFLAADFFLRTFNFEKFSLINWHSKNTIQQLNIPDKPIAAEPRRFAAGIGFIVSFIILILLQLHLYKIALGCKIVFAILAFLESFAGICVGCYIYSFIRKTKTIK; this is encoded by the coding sequence ATGGAAAATAAAGCCCCGGCTGATGGTGTTGAAATAAATGAGAACATAGTAAGATTGAATGCTTTATGGGTATTTATTCTCATTGCATTTTCCTTGTTCTTTGCAGCTACACCTATCTACATGTTTTTAGCTGCTGATTTCTTTCTTCGTACTTTTAATTTCGAAAAATTCAGTCTGATAAACTGGCACAGTAAAAACACCATACAACAACTGAATATACCTGATAAACCTATCGCTGCGGAGCCAAGACGTTTTGCTGCAGGTATCGGTTTTATCGTATCCTTTATTATACTAATTTTATTACAGTTACATTTGTATAAAATAGCATTAGGATGTAAAATTGTATTTGCTATTCTTGCTTTTTTGGAATCATTTGCAGGAATTTGTGTAGGTTGCTACATCTATAGTTTTATCAGGAAAACAAAAACTATAAAATAA
- a CDS encoding asparaginase domain-containing protein, with translation MKEKIKVFITGGTFDKEYNELNGSLFFKETHLHEMLTLGRCRLDLSIDTLMMKDSLDFNDADRQSIANACSAAAEERILITHGTDTMTITASYLAKNCRNKTIVLTGAMVPYKFGSSDGLFNLGSALAFVQILPAGVYIAMNGKIFEADKVKKNTDKGEFESIS, from the coding sequence ATGAAAGAAAAAATAAAAGTCTTTATCACCGGTGGCACTTTTGATAAAGAGTACAACGAATTGAATGGAAGTCTTTTTTTTAAAGAAACACATTTGCATGAAATGCTTACACTCGGCAGATGCAGACTCGATCTCTCCATCGATACATTAATGATGAAAGATAGCCTTGACTTTAATGACGCAGACAGACAATCAATAGCCAACGCCTGTTCGGCTGCCGCAGAAGAAAGGATCCTGATCACACACGGTACCGATACGATGACAATCACTGCATCCTATCTGGCAAAAAATTGTCGCAATAAGACCATCGTTTTAACCGGTGCTATGGTCCCTTATAAATTCGGTAGTTCAGACGGACTTTTTAATTTAGGCAGCGCCCTGGCATTTGTGCAGATATTACCTGCAGGTGTTTATATTGCTATGAATGGTAAAATATTTGAAGCAGATAAGGTCAAAAAGAATACCGACAAAGGCGAATTTGAATCTATCAGTTAA
- a CDS encoding indoleamine 2,3-dioxygenase: MPLLSNYSDGFFNVGADCGFLPLKAPLETLPERYQALQVILDAMPVVIEGNKNGLLHTPDAIVAPVLALPNFIDIVSAETDVFVIQALFRSYGFLTSAYLLEPSFQQFRKDGSYGKARNFLPANIAQPFCKVAEKLQVFPWLDYHYAYSLGNYRKLNADGDLNWENVTMCNRFSGQPDEVGFIMLHVDINRFSAGLVGTVMQTIQQLQQTDATVSSLLAKNWQTMKQMNLRRKEMWKASRWQHYNDFRIFIMGVKGNEALFGEGVTYEKVWDEPKAFRGQTGAQDDIIPMQDIFSGVIFYYPENELTKYLLDLRLYRPKCIQSFFIDLEGSVKALHPKGLMGKLVDNKDITGLCYLLGILEEIYHFRNGHWQFVQKYIMANTKYATATGGTPITSWIPNQILSVISQMEDVIKALHTLPVAEDEQALILFRKNDETLPTKKGLIEGQLELVRKNNFSAEAVFALNEKFGYNDQHD; this comes from the coding sequence ATGCCACTATTATCTAATTACAGTGATGGCTTTTTCAATGTAGGTGCCGATTGTGGTTTTCTGCCTTTGAAAGCTCCCCTTGAAACTTTGCCTGAAAGATATCAAGCTTTACAAGTTATTTTAGATGCAATGCCGGTTGTAATAGAAGGGAATAAAAACGGGTTATTACATACTCCCGATGCTATTGTAGCTCCTGTTTTAGCACTGCCTAATTTCATCGATATTGTAAGTGCAGAAACAGATGTATTTGTTATACAGGCATTGTTCAGGTCTTATGGTTTTTTGACTTCGGCCTATTTACTTGAACCATCCTTTCAGCAATTCAGAAAAGATGGCAGCTACGGAAAAGCGAGGAATTTTTTGCCAGCCAATATAGCCCAGCCTTTTTGTAAGGTTGCTGAAAAATTGCAGGTGTTCCCCTGGCTTGATTACCACTATGCTTACTCGTTAGGTAATTACAGAAAACTTAATGCTGATGGTGACCTGAACTGGGAGAACGTTACGATGTGCAATCGTTTTTCGGGGCAACCGGATGAGGTGGGTTTTATTATGCTGCATGTAGATATCAATCGTTTTTCTGCAGGCCTGGTAGGAACTGTAATGCAAACCATACAACAGTTGCAACAAACCGATGCCACTGTATCTTCTTTATTAGCGAAGAATTGGCAAACGATGAAACAGATGAATCTAAGGCGGAAGGAAATGTGGAAGGCATCGAGATGGCAGCATTACAATGATTTCAGGATTTTTATTATGGGGGTGAAAGGTAATGAGGCTTTATTTGGAGAAGGTGTTACGTATGAAAAAGTGTGGGATGAACCAAAAGCTTTCAGAGGGCAAACGGGGGCACAGGATGATATCATTCCGATGCAGGATATTTTTTCGGGAGTGATATTTTATTATCCTGAAAACGAGCTGACTAAATATTTGCTGGATCTGCGATTGTATCGACCCAAATGTATTCAGTCATTTTTTATTGACCTGGAAGGATCGGTGAAAGCGTTGCACCCTAAAGGATTGATGGGTAAGTTGGTGGATAATAAAGATATAACAGGACTTTGCTACCTGCTGGGGATACTCGAAGAAATTTATCATTTCAGAAACGGGCACTGGCAGTTTGTGCAAAAATATATTATGGCGAATACCAAATATGCTACTGCGACCGGAGGAACACCTATTACATCCTGGATACCCAACCAGATACTGTCTGTCATCAGCCAAATGGAAGATGTAATAAAGGCCTTGCATACATTACCTGTTGCTGAAGATGAGCAGGCGTTAATTCTGTTTAGAAAAAATGATGAAACATTGCCTACGAAAAAAGGACTGATAGAAGGACAACTGGAATTGGTTCGTAAAAATAATTTTTCTGCTGAAGCTGTATTTGCATTGAATGAAAAATTCGGATACAATGATCAGCACGATTAA